The nucleotide window TGGTCGGCACTCGAGGAAAAGGATTCGCCTCGCCGACCGACTACGGCGACGGCGCGCCCTCCAGAATGGCCACACCGCTCGAGGCCCCGATCCGTTCGGCACCGGCCTCGAGCATGGCGATCGCCTCGTCGTAGCTGCCGATGCCGCCGCTGGCTTTGACGGGCAGATACTCGTGCATCCGTTCGACGGCTGCGATGGTCGCCCCACCTTCCGAGAAGCCGGTCGAGGTTTTGACCATCGCCGCGTCGGCCGCGGTGGCGGCCTCGCAGGCTCGATCGATCTCGGCGTCGGTCAACAGCGCGGTCTCGAGGATTACTTTGACCGGGATCGGAACCGCGGCGACGAGTTCGGCGAGTTCGTCTCTGACGGCGTCGTCATCGCCGGCTTTCAGGCGACCGACGTTGATGACGACGTCGAGTTCGTCCGCGCCGGCCTTCCAGGCGAGGACGCCCTCCCGGCGTTTCACGTCGTGGTCGTTCTGGCCGTGTGGAAACCCGACGACGGTCGCGAGCGTGACGTCGGGTGCGTACTCGGTCGCCATCTCGAGGGCGTACGGCGGGATACAGGCGTTCATTCCCCATTCGGCGGCGTCGTCGAGCGTCCGTCGGACGTCGTCCGGCGTGGTCTCGGGGCCGAGGACGGTGTGATCGATCAGGGGGGCGAGCTCGGAGCGGTCCATACGGTGTGGACTCGCCGAGCGGTCAAAAACCCGCCCGATAACTTTTGGCTGCCGACATGCAACTACTCGACATGGACTCCCGCCAGCCCGACGTCGATCCAGCGGTCGTCGCGACCGCTGACGACATCGCGGCGATGCGAATTCGGGGCGCGGCGACCATCGCCGACGCGGCCGCCGAAGCGCTTGCGACGCAGGCCAAGCGATCGGACGCGACGGCGCCGGACGTCTTCGAGCGACAGCTGCGGGCCGCTGCGAAAATGCTCTACGAGACCCGCCCGACTGCGGTGAGCCTCCCGAACGCGCTCCGGTACGTCCTGCATGGCATGGGCGGCGCGAGCGTCTCGGCGCTTCGGGACGCGACGACCGATCGCGCCGAGGAGTTTCAACGCGAACTGGCGCGGGCGCAGACCACACTGGGATCGATCGGCGCGAACCGCCTTCGCGATGGCGACGTCGTGATGACACACTGTCACTCGACGGACGCGCTGGCGTGTCTCGAGGCCGCCCTTGAGGACGGCAAAGCGATCGAAGCGATCGTCAAGGAGACG belongs to Natronorubrum aibiense and includes:
- the deoC gene encoding deoxyribose-phosphate aldolase, translating into MDRSELAPLIDHTVLGPETTPDDVRRTLDDAAEWGMNACIPPYALEMATEYAPDVTLATVVGFPHGQNDHDVKRREGVLAWKAGADELDVVINVGRLKAGDDDAVRDELAELVAAVPIPVKVILETALLTDAEIDRACEAATAADAAMVKTSTGFSEGGATIAAVERMHEYLPVKASGGIGSYDEAIAMLEAGAERIGASSGVAILEGAPSP